A genomic window from Silene latifolia isolate original U9 population chromosome 11, ASM4854445v1, whole genome shotgun sequence includes:
- the LOC141614257 gene encoding uncharacterized protein LOC141614257, with the protein MYPCERFDEVQQRATAALRLEEDIHARKGIASFDKPSRKFITEKKDERAKPYSRPNISRIAETQQIDDSRHPPKLLEYGFNTGMEGLLKALRILGDQVRWPKPPPAQDRSNDDRDSIKRCEWHQDISHRTEDCYRLRNEVKFQVHKGNLDHLLSRGGKQDRREASNQVLPSAPPICTKIINVITGGSELSGLTYSSAKRNATGSKGDHTETSYRVSQSNLPPVTFDETDTESGAEQHDDALTITLSIGNCTVRKVLVDTGSSVNLVMLETLKTMGFDKENLIKKSVPQVGFSGETAHSVGEITIPTYIEGVNKLVRYLVIEGPTTYNVILGRPWLHQMKAVPSTYHQCLKFPTPWGTVTVKGDREESRNCYAQALKATTKLPS; encoded by the coding sequence ATGTATCCTTGTGAGAGATTCGACGAAGTCCAGCAGAGAGCTACAGCAGCGTTAAGGTTGGAAGAAGACATACATGCTAGAAAGGGAATAGCAAGCTTCGACAAACCCAGCAGGAAATTCATAACAGAAAAGAAAGACGAACGAGCCAAGCCATACAGCAGGCCCAATATCAGCAGAATAGCAGAAACTCAGCAAATTGACGACTCTCGGCATCCTCCTAAGCTATTAGAATACGGATTCAACACGGGAATGGAGGGGTTACTGAAAGCACTCAGAATCCTAGGTGATCAGGTGAGGTGGCCAAAGCCGCCCCCTGCTCAGGATCGATCCAACGACGACAGAGACAGCATCAAGAGGTGTGAATGGCATCAGGACATAAGTCACAGGACAGAGGATTGCTACAGGTTGCGAAATGAGGTGAAGTTCCAGGTACACAAGGGGAACTTggaccacctgttatcacgtgggggcaagcaggatAGGAGAGAAGCATCAAATCAAGTGCTTCCTTCTGCTCCACCCATATGCACGAAAATtattaacgtgataacaggcggatcCGAGCTATCAGGTTTGACATATTCCTCCGCTAAGAGGAACGCCACCGGAAGTAAAGGGGATCATACAGAAACTTCATATAGAGTAAGCCAGAGCAATTTACCCCCAGTAACTTTTGATGAGACTGACACAGAAAGCGGTGCAGAGCAACACGACGATGCCCTAACTATAACGTTATCCATTGGCAATTGCACCGTACGAAAAGTATTAGTGGATACAGGGAGTTCTGTGAACCTCGTCATGCTCGAAACCCTCAAAACCATGGGTTTTGATAAAGAGAACCTGATAAAGAAATCTGTGCCCCAAGTGGGATTCAGTGGTGAGACTGCGCATTCAGTGGGTGAGATAACCATCCCAACATATATTGAAGGGGTGAACAAACTAGTAAGATACCTAGTCATTGAGGGTCCAACCACCTACAACgtgatactaggaagaccatggttgcatcaGATGAAGGCGGTACCCTCAACGTATCATCAGTGTCTCAAGTTCCCAACGCCATGGGGTACGGTCACAGTAAAAGGAGATCGAGAGGAATCCAGAAACTGCTACGCTCAAGCCCTCAAGGCTACAACCAAGCTCCCCTCATAA
- the LOC141614259 gene encoding uncharacterized protein LOC141614259, translating to MTLVSNVGQQDADWRVPYINWLRDGTFPEDRKEAQIFRIKASRYIMIDNVLFRKSLTGPCLWCLSKEEAETVLQDVHGKECGNHAGGRSLSNKILRHGYFWPTMHADAVNHAKRCESCQKAAPAFHQPVEPMHPIISPWPFMMGHGHSR from the coding sequence ATGACGCTGGTTTCCAATGTAGGACAGCAGGATGCAGATTGGAGAGTACCATACATAAATTGGCTAAGGGATGGGACATTCCCTGAAGACAGAAAGGAAGCACAAATTTTCAGGATAAAAGCCTCCAGGTATATCATGATTGATAACGTTCTCTTCAGAAAGTCGTTAACAGGACCATGCCTCTGGTGCTTGAGCAAAGAGGAAGCAGAAACAGTACTGCAGGATGTACACGGCAAAGAGTGCGGGAACCATGCTGGAGGACGAAGTCTGTCAAACAAAATTTTGAGACATGGGtatttctggcccaccatgcacGCAGATGCCGTCAATCATGCCAAACGCTGTGAGTCATGTCAAAAGGCGGCTCCAGCATTCCACCAGCCAGTGGAACCAATGCACCCGATTATCTCTCCATGGCCATTCAtgatggggcatggacatagtcgGTAA
- the LOC141614258 gene encoding uncharacterized protein LOC141614258: protein MSVTEAAVSAVLVKEQEGVKHPVYYISKSLLPAETRYTSFEKLALALVTASYKLRPYFESHTIHWVRLTIRAQNSDKIPGLADFVSDFCPATRGEAEEGMLIIMGSQDSEIWTLYIDGASNARGASVSLVLRSPKGDMIVQAIRCEFKATNNEAEYEALILGMQMASGLKVPRDQNVEADALATLGATFQPTELSNIPITHVLTPAIQKEPDHIPVKVDVHM from the exons ATGTCAGTCACGGAAGCAGCTGTAAGTGCAGTCTTGGTTAAAGAACAAGAAGGAGTGAAACACCCCGTATATTACATTAGCAAGTCTCTGCtccctgcagagaccaggtacacttccTTTGAAAAATTAGCATTGGCTTTGGTTACTGCTTCCTATAAACTGCGACCGTACTTTGAATCTCACACCATCCAT TGGGTACGACTTACAATTCGAGCCCAGAACAGCGATAAAATCCCAGGCCTAGCAGATTTCGTCTCTGACTTCTGCCCTGCTACCCGTGGGGAGGCAGAAGAAGGAATGCTGATAATAATGGGGAGTCAGGATAGCGAGATATGGACCTTGTACATTGATGGAGCCTCAAATGCAAGGGGGGCTAGTGTAAGTTTGGTCCTTCGGTCACCTAAAGGAGATATGATAGTACAAGCTATTaggtgtgaattcaaggcaaccaacaacgaGGCCGAGTATGAAGCCCTTATACTTGGAATGCAAATGGCGTCAGGGCTCAAG GTGCCacgagatcagaacgtggaagcagacgccctagcaacaCTAGGAGCCACCTTCCAGCCCACAGAACTATCAAACATACCTATCACCCATGTGTTGACCCCAGCAATCCAGAAGGAGCCAGATCACATTCCGGTGAAAGTGGATGTGCACATGTAG